A stretch of Telopea speciosissima isolate NSW1024214 ecotype Mountain lineage chromosome 11, Tspe_v1, whole genome shotgun sequence DNA encodes these proteins:
- the LOC122645982 gene encoding cellulose synthase-like protein D3: protein MASKNFQPSRSNVSTTSDGSEALQGRPPIPQHVTFARRTSSGRYVSYSRESNDLDSEVGNPEYMNYTVHIPPTPDNQPMDPTISQKVEEQYVSNSLFTGGFNSVTRAHLMDKVIESEANHPQMAGAKGSSCAVPGCDGKVMSDERGQDILPCECDFKICRDCYFDAVKTGSAICPGCKESYRTADLDEMAADDGQPLSLPPAAGVSKMERRLSLMKSTKSVLMRSETRDFDHNRWLFETKGTYGYGNAIWPQEGTFSDDKDDGIHESAELVSKPWRPLTRKLKIPAAVISPYRLLIFIRMIALVLFLMWRVMNVNTQAVWLWGMSVVCEIWFAFSWLLDQLPKLNPVNRSTDLAVLKEKFETSGPHNPTGKSDLPGIDIFVSTADPEKEPPLVTSNTILSILAADYPVEKLACYVSDDGGALLTFEAMAEAASFANLWVPFCRKHAIEPRNPETYFNLKRDPYKNKVRPDFVKDRRRVKREYDEFKVRINGLPDAIRRRSDAYHAREEIKAMKLQRQNAREDELAEVVKVPKATWMADGTHWPGTWLHPGVEHSKGDHAGIIQVMLKPPSDEPLQGTADETKLIDLTEVDIRLPLLVYVSREKRPGYDHNKKAGAMNALVRASAIMSNGPFILNLDCDHYIYNSQAMREGMCFMMDRGGDRLCYIQFPQRFEGIDPSDRYANHNTVFFDGNMRALDGLQGPVYVGTGCLFRRIALYGFDPPRSKDHSSGCCSCCLGPRKRKASVANTPEENRALRMGDDDDDEMNLALFPKKFGNSSILVDSIPVAEYQGRPLADHPSVKNGRPPGALTIPRDLLDASTVAEAISVISCWYEDKTEWGQRVGWIYGSVTEDVVTGYRMHNRGWKSVYCVTKRDAFRGTAPINLTDRLHQVLRWATGSVEIFFSRNNALLASSKMQFLQRIAYLNVGLYPFTSIFLIVYCFLPALSLFSGQFIVQTLNVQFLVYLLAITVTLCMLAILEVRWSGIELEEWWRNEQFWLIGGTSAHLAAVLQGLLKVVAGIEISFTLTSKSGGDDLDDEFADLYVVKWTSLMIPPITIIMVNLIAIAVAFSRTIYSTIPQWSQLIGGVFFSFWVLAHLYPFAKGLMGRRGRTPTIVYVWSGLIAITISLLWVAISPPSGSTTIGSGFQFP from the exons ATGGCGTCAAAAAACTTTCAGCCTAGCCGGTCGAATGTATCGACGACATCTGATGGTTCTGAAGCACTACAGGGGAGGCCTCCTATTCCTCAACATGTGACGTTTGCTCGGAGGACTTCATCCGGTCGCTATGTTAGCTACTCGAGGGAGTCGAATGACCTTGATAGTGAAGTTGGTAATCCTGAATACATGAACTACACGGTGCACATACCACCAACTCCTGATAATCAGCCCATGGATCCAACCATCTCACAGAAGGTTGAAGAACAGTATGTGTCAAATTCTCTTTTCACTGGTGGGTTCAACAGTGTCACTCGAGCTCATCTCATGGATAAGGTGATTGAATCTGAAGCAAATCATCCCCAGATGGCTGGTGCCAAGGGATCTTCGTGTGCTGTACCTGGGTGTGATGGGAAAGTCATGAGTGATGAGCGAGGACAAGACATCCTTCCTTGTGAATGTGATTTTAAGATCTGCAGGGATTGCTATTTTGATGCTGTTAAGACTGGTAGTGCAATATGCCCTGGGTGCAAGGAGTCATATAGGACTGCAGATTTAGATGAGATGGCTGCTGATGATGGACAGCCACTGTCGCTGCCACCGGCAGCAGGGGTGTCCAAGATGGAAAGGAGGTTGTCTTTGATGAAATCAACCAAATCGGTGTTAATGAGGAGTGAGACTCGGGACTTCGATCATAACCGATGGCTGTTTGAAACCAAGGGGACATATGGGTATGGGAATGCTATATGGCCTCAGGAGGGGACTTTTTCGGATGACAAGGATGATGGGATTCATGAGTCTGCAGAACTAGTGAGTAAACCTTGGAGGCCGCTTACACGCAAACTAAAGATCCCTGCTGCGGTTATTAGCCCGTATAG GCTTCTAATATTTATTCGAATGATTGCTCTTGTTCTGTTCCTGATGTGGAGAGTTATGAACGTAAACACGCAGGCAGTCTGGCTGTGGGGTATGTCTGTGGTCTGCGAGATCTGGTTTGCGTTTTCTTGGCTGCTTGATCAGCTGCCAAAGCTCAATCCTGTTAACCGTTCCACTGATCTTGCTGTGCTGAAAGAGAAATTTGAAACTTCTGGACCCCATAATCCCACTGGAAAATCTGATCTTCCAGGCATAGATATCTTTGTCTCTACTGCAGATCCTGAGAAGGAGCCACCTCTAGTCACTTCAAACACCATCCTTTCAATCCTTGCAGCTGATTATCCTGTTGAAAAGCTTGCTTGCTATGTTTCAGATGATGGTGGTGCTCTTCTTACCTTTGAGGCCATGGCCGAAGCAGCAAGTTTTGCCAATTTGTGGGTTCCTTTCTGCCGGAAACATGCCATTGAACCCAGGAACCCAGAGACTTACTTTAATCTGAAGAGAGATCCTTATAAGAACAAGGTGCGCCCTGATTTTGTCAAGGACCGTAGACGAGTGAAACGTGAGTATGATGAGTTCAAGGTACGGATTAATGGCCTACCTGATGCTATTCGTCGCCGTTCTGATGCCTATCATGCTCGGGAGGAGATCAAAGCTATGAAGCTGCAGAGACAAAATGCAAGAGAAGATGAACTTGCGGAGGTTGTGAAAGTTCCAAAAGCTACTTGGATGGCTGATGGAACGCACTGGCCTGGCACTTGGTTGCATCCTGGGGTGGAGCACTCAAAAGGTGATCATGCTGGTATCATACAG GTGATGTTGAAGCCTCCCAGTGATGAACCATTACAAGGCACTGCTGATGAGACAAAGCTCATTGATCTCACTGAAGTGGATATCCGCCTTCCCTTGCTTGTCTATGTTTCCCGTGAGAAACGGCCAGGATATGATCACAACAAGAAGGCAGGGGCCATGAATGCCCTTGTTCGGGCCTCTGCAATTATGTCCAATGGCCCCTTCATCCTCAACCTGGATTGTGACCACTACATCTACAATTCCCAGGCAATGAGAGAAGGCATGTGCTTCATGATGGACCGTGGTGGTGATCGCCTTTGTTATATCCAATTCCCTCAGAGGTTTGAGGGTATTGACCCCTCTGATCGCTATGCGAACCACAATACTGTCTTCTTTGATGGTAACATGAGGGCCCTTGATGGTCTTCAGGGTCCTGTATATGTGGGAACTGGATGCCTTTTCCGCAGGATAGCCCTCTATGGCTTTGACCCACCTCGATCAAAAGATCACAGCTCTGGTTGCTGTAGCTGCTGTTTGGGCCCTCGCAAACGTAAGGCATCAGTTGCCAATACCCCTGAAGAGAACCGGGCCCTTCGAAtgggagatgatgatgatgatgaaatgaACCTTGCTCTGTTTCCCAAAAAGTTTGGCAACTCATCGATCCTTGTGGATTCAATCCCTGTGGCAGAATACCAAGGCCGCCCCCTTGCTGATCACCCATCTGTGAAGAATGGACGTCCACCAGGTGCTCTGACAATTCCTCGTGATCTTCTTGATGCTTCTACAGTTGCAGAGGCAATCAGTGTCATCTCTTGCTGGTATGAGGATAAGACCGAGTGGGGTCAACGTGTTGGATGGATTTATGGGTCTGTGACGGAAGATGTTGTGACAGGATATCGGATGCACAACAGAGGATGGAAATCTGTTTATTGTGTGACCAAGCGTGATGCCTTCCGAGGGACAGCCCCAATCAATCTCACCGATCGGCTTCACCAGGTCCTCCGGTGGGCCACTGGCTCTGTTGAGATATTCTTCTCTCGTAATAATGCCCTTCTGGCCAGCTCAAAAATGCAGTTTCTGCAGAGGATTGCCTACCTCAATGTCGGACTCTATCCCTTCACCTCTATCTTTCTCATTGTTTATTGTTTCCTTCCAgcactctccctcttctctGGCCAGTTCATTGTGCAGACCCTCAATGTCCAATTCCTTGTTTACCTACTGGCCATCACTGTGACCCTTTGCATGCTTGCCATACTGGAGGTCAGGTGGTCAGGTATTGAGCTAGAGGAATGGTGGAGGAATGAGCAGTTCTGGCTTATTGGAGGCACAAGTGCTCACCTTGCTGCTGTTCTTCAGGGTCTACTGAAAGTAGTTGCTGGGATTGAGATTTCATTCACATTGACATCCAAATCGGGTGGTGATGACTTGGACGACGAATTTGCTGATCTCTATGTTGTCAAGTGGACATCTCTTATGATTCCACCCATCACAATCATTATGGTGAACTTGATTGCAATTGCTGTTGCATTCAGCAGGACCATTTATAGTACTATACCACAATGGAGCCAATTGATTGGTGGGGTTTTCTTCAGCTTCTGGGTCCTGGCACATCTTTACCCTTTCGCCAAAGGTTTGATGGGAAGAAGAGGTAGAACACCCACAATTGTGTATGTGTGGTCAGGTCTCATTGCAATCACCATATCCCTCCTCTGGGTGGCAATCAGCCCCCCTTCGGGCAGTACTACTATCGGGTCTGGGTTCCAATTCCCTTGA